The Brassica napus cultivar Da-Ae chromosome C7, Da-Ae, whole genome shotgun sequence genomic interval GAGATGAGGAATGGAAGATGAGAAGTAGGGTTCGTCGATTATGTTCAACATGCCTAAATGATGAGTTTATGTTTGACATGCCAAAATATTAAACAGACCGAATTAAAAATTGAAGCCCACAACCACAATAATCCGTATCTGACGTGGACAATTAATAGAACATGAGTGGATGAATATAATTGTCGACGTGGACAGGCTAAGAGGGGTTTATTAagcccttttagtatagtatagatttctCTATGTAGTACTGcatatgtttcattttaaatatagttctaaaataaaattttattttaaaataaatactcTCTCCATTTCATATTACGtgtcattttaacattttattcttattacaaaataatattattttagaatttcaatgcaGCTttcagtttaatattaattacagatgcattgattttataaataatttcatttatctCAAATACCATTGGTTGAATAcgtgtaattaataaaaatttaaatgcatttcaatcatttttttatttgtgtgtaAATGTTAAAGTGACATTCTTCATGAAACGGAGGAGtatcgttttaaaaatttaatgcaaaattttattaacaatattatctaatttatttttctaccggttcaaatatgattaaatttataagtaaaaatgtttttttttattttgaaaatatgcaaaattaaatatttcattaatatctgtgcataaaccctaaaacgaaaaattaaaataaaacatatggaataatattttcaaacatttatattttaggaACAGAGAAAGAAgtattagttaattttttctATAGAATATCTTAATTCGATCTTTTGAGTAAAGCTAATCATAGGAGTTGAGCCGTAGTTCATTAAGGTTGTTGTATTcaaatggatttgaaaatccgaactaaatctagtgttattggttctatgattttcaaatctgtattaaaatcatgtgttattggtttaataattcataaattctgtatcaaatcaagtgttattcaatcgtacggatttactaatatatttgattttataatggatttgtttggattttttagttaaaaatacaaaaattcaaatacgaGGGAAAACCTCcagatttgcatattttacttgaatttataaatactatatggatttctaaatcaatcaaaatatataaaccaataacaactCCCAAAATGAAAACCCACAAGCCTTTAAAAGCAAGTCTCTAAATGGCGTAGAAACCGGTTTAATCTTCAATGGTTGAAACTAATTCCGGGTTTGATTTTATTCGGCTATCGTgtacttaattattttaattaatcgaGGTGAATAATTAGCCaaataaaaacagaacaaaaaggCGACGCCTGTACTGTCTGTCTGTCTTCACCATTTCGTAAATTCTCAAACATTACAAACAGAGAGAGATCCTTACATATACTTCGCTACCTTCCTCCGATCTCCGATCAGGATCATTTTTTTCCGGTGGCTCCCCGAGTCTTCTTGGtatcgggggggggggggggggggggggggaggagaTGGCATTTCCGTAAAAACCAGTGATGAAATTGGCAGCTGAGGTGTGGAGGTCGAGCGTGAGGCTGCTGACGACGACGAACTCGCCTCCTCAGCTCAACGGCGGGGGAAACAAGAGCGGGATATGGAGGTGGAGATCTTTCTCGGGTCAGCCCAAGAGAACGGTAACGTGGACATGGGTTTGTGGGTTCATGCTTTTCACCTTAGGTGTCATCTCACTCTTCACCGGTCACGTTGTCTCCCACCTCGAGTGGTATTCTCAGCAACTAAGCAAAAGGAGCTTACTGGTACCCTTTCTAAAATTTCAGCTTTCAGCTTTACTTGATTTTAGTCTCGGTTTTTGTTCTTACTGAGTTTTTGAAATTGGATATTCTTAGGATATGAGCCGTAGGGAGCCAATTGATGTATGGAAGTCGAAGTATTCGAAGTTCTTCTATGGATGCAGTGAAAGAGGAAGGAACTTCCCACGTAAGTGAAACTTTTAGTCCTTTCCATATTGATCTTGGATTCTAGTAGTAAAAGCTTGTAACTTTATTGATCTGATAGCAAGTTTGGCTCTACCCTTTTTATTAGTTTGGTTAAAATCATAATACTAATTTGGGAATCTGTTGATGTACAAGTACATTAGGCTTTGAACATTTCGTCtcacatttgttttttttcatcttGTTCTGGGCACATGCAGCTGCTGTCCAGGAGCACTCGTCTAATGGTTATTTGCTGATTGCGGCTAGTGGTGGTCTGAACCAGCAAAGAACAGGAGTAAGTGATATGCTCACTGAGACCTGCTCTTTTCGCGTTACATGTGTTTGaaactaaatgtttttttttaatgagacAGATAACAGATGCAGTAGTTGTAGCACGGATTCTTAATGCCACTTTAGTTGTACCTGAGTTGGATCACCGTTCTTATTGGAAAGATGATAGGTAACTTTTTGCCAAGTGAACATGTTTCCTTTTTCGGTTTCCTCTTATGTAAATGCATcatcttaattttgtttttgttttctggtGTAGTGACTTTAAGGACATTTTTGATGTTAACTGGTTCATCTCTTCCCTCACAAAAGATGTGACTGTAGTAAAGAGAGTTCCTGACAGAGTCATGCGCTCCATGGAGAAACCTCCTTATACAATGCGTGTCCCTCGAAAGTCTACTCCCGAGTATTATCTCGACCAAGTGTTGCCAATTCTCTCGAGAAGACATGTAAGACTGTTTCACCTAAGAAtcaaattgttttctttttgttacttCATTGAATAGAACAATATGTATGGTTCAGTTTCAGTATTGTATGGTAGGAGCATGTTCATGATTCTTTAAATCTTGCAGGTTTTACAATTGACAAAGTTTGACTACAGACTAGCAAATGATCTAGACGAAGACATGCAAAAGTTGCGCTGCAGGGTCAACTATAATGCTTTAAGATTCACAAAGCGCATACAATCAGTTGGAATGAAAGTGGTCAAGAGGATGAGAAAGATGGCCACACGTTTTATAGCTGTCCACTTGAGGTTTGAACCAGACATGCTAGCCTTTTCTGGTTGTGACTTTGGCGGTGGTGTAAAAGAGCGAGCTGAGCTTGCAGAAATAAGAAAACGATGGGACACTTTGCCTGTGAGTGATcctttttattatgttttaagttGTTTGGAGTTGCAATATCTCACTAGTCAACCACTTGCAGGATCTGGACCCTCTGGAGGAAAGAAAGCGTGGGAAATGCCCTCTTACACCTCATGAAGTGGGCTTAATGCTACGCGCTCTTGGTTTTGCTAACAACACATACATCTATGTGGCCTCTGGAGAAATATATGGTGGTGAGAAGACACTGAGACCACTCAGAGATCTGTTTCCAAACTTCTACACCAAGGAAATGCTTGCCAATGATGAGCTCAAGCCTTTGCTTCCCTTTTCTTCACGCCTTGCTGCCATTGACTACATAGTCAGCGACGAAAGTGACGTCTTTATCACTAACAATAATGGAAACATGGCCAAGATTCTTGCTGGCCGAAGGTAACAACAAACCCTCTCTACGACTTCTTGTGTATATAACACATGAGACATGAGAATGATCTCTTCTGAGTATGTGATTTACAGGAGGTACATGAGGCATAAGAGGACCATAAGGCCAAATGCGAAGAAGCTCAGTGCTTTGTTTATGGACCGAGAGAAGATGGAGTGGCACACTTTCGCCAAGAAAGTTAAATCTTGTCAGCGAGGGTTCATGGGTGATCCTGATGAGTTCAAACCAGGACGCGGTGAGTTCCACGAGTACCCGCAGTCTTGCATTTGTCAGAGACCCTTCTCTTATGACAAACACTCAACGGAGGAGgatgaaaaagaagagatacaagaAGAGGTGCACAACAACACCCGACCTGGATATGGTCATTTGTCTCCACCAGACAGTGAGCGGGACGAAGTTTTCCCTGATTAGTAAATTTGTTTTCAGCAGACAGTGCAGGTCGCTGGATTTTACTGTAACCAGGTAGGTTAAAATCCAAACCTAACTTTGAAGGAGAATATTAACATACAACAGTAATAATCTACATTATCTAATAAGAAAAGTGGCAATGTTGTTTCAGCTGTTGTATGGAGATTGATCAATCAACACATGTAGAGAAGAAAGAGGTATAGGAGCTTGCCAGGTAGTTTGCTTGTTGCTTCAAGTGTTTATAGATACTTCTATCGAATAGGCATACATAGAAGTAGAACCCACctctctctctgtttccttCTGACTTTGTGACACCACCTAAACTATCTGTTGTCTTGTATTTGTCTTATGTTATTACCTcaaatctagttttttttttttgtctcaaaccagttgttttttttttgtattcccTATATTTCCTGAAgtgtaaaatcaagttttttccctggtgat includes:
- the LOC106440275 gene encoding O-fucosyltransferase 29-like → MKLAAEVWRSSVRLLTTTNSPPQLNGGGNKSGIWRWRSFSGQPKRTVTWTWVCGFMLFTLGVISLFTGHVVSHLEWYSQQLSKRSLLDMSRREPIDVWKSKYSKFFYGCSERGRNFPPAVQEHSSNGYLLIAASGGLNQQRTGITDAVVVARILNATLVVPELDHRSYWKDDSDFKDIFDVNWFISSLTKDVTVVKRVPDRVMRSMEKPPYTMRVPRKSTPEYYLDQVLPILSRRHVLQLTKFDYRLANDLDEDMQKLRCRVNYNALRFTKRIQSVGMKVVKRMRKMATRFIAVHLRFEPDMLAFSGCDFGGGVKERAELAEIRKRWDTLPDLDPLEERKRGKCPLTPHEVGLMLRALGFANNTYIYVASGEIYGGEKTLRPLRDLFPNFYTKEMLANDELKPLLPFSSRLAAIDYIVSDESDVFITNNNGNMAKILAGRRRYMRHKRTIRPNAKKLSALFMDREKMEWHTFAKKVKSCQRGFMGDPDEFKPGRGEFHEYPQSCICQRPFSYDKHSTEEDEKEEIQEEVHNNTRPGYGHLSPPDSERDEVFPD